Proteins found in one Deinococcus radiopugnans ATCC 19172 genomic segment:
- a CDS encoding HD-GYP domain-containing protein encodes MFPARQPVDHSPALTSDGDVRTVVAQSVLDLTHQVFSASTLVQGVTPTLEYLVARTAAVGAAYIQVTGAQDQGYRVRATWGQVPRTPSVQDIVFQGLPLRTPMMRALEVSPGPLFFDDTTTPCETLGFRDVGIASLAAAPVRAQDDELLGAFLMYTSTPHVWTKEEAAVFSLVAGTIAGLAGRLAADEQASAAREAALRAMGLALEVRDGETKGHTDRVTALALRLARALCWSPSQTRALRWGAYLHDIGKIAIPDAVLLKRGPLDGAEWQVMRSHAGEGVRFAKALGFLPQTALDVVTDHHERWDGQGYPAGKAGQAISLAGRLFALCDVYDALTSERPYKVAWTSQAALAEIEAQAGRHFDPELTRLFLQVMGQDQSAAH; translated from the coding sequence ATGTTTCCAGCCCGACAGCCCGTTGACCACTCTCCCGCTCTGACCTCAGACGGCGACGTGCGCACCGTGGTGGCCCAGTCCGTGCTGGACCTGACCCATCAGGTGTTTTCCGCGTCCACACTGGTGCAGGGCGTGACCCCCACGCTGGAGTATCTCGTCGCCCGCACCGCCGCCGTGGGCGCGGCCTATATCCAGGTGACCGGCGCGCAGGACCAGGGCTACCGGGTGCGCGCCACCTGGGGTCAGGTGCCCCGGACCCCCAGCGTGCAGGACATCGTTTTCCAGGGGCTGCCGCTGCGGACGCCCATGATGCGGGCGCTGGAGGTCAGCCCCGGCCCGCTGTTCTTCGACGACACCACCACGCCCTGCGAAACCCTGGGCTTCCGGGACGTGGGCATCGCCAGTCTGGCCGCCGCGCCGGTGCGCGCCCAGGACGACGAACTGCTGGGCGCTTTTCTGATGTACACCTCCACCCCGCACGTCTGGACCAAGGAGGAGGCCGCCGTGTTCAGTCTGGTCGCCGGCACCATCGCGGGCCTCGCCGGGCGCCTGGCCGCCGACGAGCAGGCCAGCGCCGCCCGCGAGGCCGCCCTGCGCGCCATGGGCCTGGCCCTGGAAGTCCGCGACGGCGAGACCAAGGGCCACACCGACCGCGTGACCGCCCTGGCCCTGCGCCTGGCCCGCGCGCTGTGCTGGTCCCCGTCCCAGACGCGGGCGCTGCGCTGGGGGGCGTACCTGCACGACATCGGCAAGATCGCCATTCCCGACGCGGTGCTGCTCAAGCGCGGCCCCCTGGACGGTGCGGAGTGGCAGGTGATGCGCTCACACGCCGGCGAGGGGGTGCGCTTCGCCAAGGCCCTGGGCTTTCTGCCGCAGACGGCGCTGGACGTGGTCACGGACCACCACGAGCGCTGGGATGGGCAGGGTTATCCGGCGGGCAAGGCGGGCCAGGCCATCAGCCTGGCCGGGCGGCTGTTCGCGCTGTGCGACGTGTACGACGCGCTGACCAGCGAGCGGCCGTACAAGGTGGCCTGGACCTCGCAGGCGGCGCTGGCCGAGATCGAGGCGCAGGCGGGCCGTCACTTCGACCCCGAGCTCACCCGGCTGTTCCTGCAGGTGATGGGCCAGGACCAGTCCGCCGCCCACTGA
- a CDS encoding SIR2 family NAD-dependent protein deacylase has product MNLADACDALAAARRVAVLTGAGVSAESGIPTFRDAQQGLWARFRPEDLASPDAYFRDPALVWEWYAGRYRDVMAATPNAGHDLLTRLEREKEDGFFLATQNVDGLHARAGSGTAGGRLVELHGNLTTARCEVCGQVDALPAPQDFTPPPVCAVCGGRMRPNIVWFGEFLPEAALEAAADAFAAADVALIIGTSGVVYPAAGLAFETLRRGGTVIEINPDQTELTPRLSFSLRETASAGLAALMDAG; this is encoded by the coding sequence ATGAACCTTGCTGACGCCTGCGACGCCCTGGCCGCCGCCCGCCGAGTGGCCGTCCTGACCGGCGCGGGCGTCAGCGCCGAGAGCGGCATTCCCACCTTCAGAGACGCGCAGCAGGGGCTGTGGGCGCGGTTCCGGCCCGAGGACCTCGCCAGCCCGGACGCCTATTTCCGCGATCCGGCGCTGGTCTGGGAGTGGTACGCGGGGCGCTACCGCGACGTGATGGCCGCGACGCCCAACGCGGGTCATGACCTGCTGACGCGGCTGGAACGCGAGAAGGAGGACGGCTTCTTTCTGGCCACCCAGAACGTGGACGGACTGCATGCCCGCGCCGGCAGCGGGACAGCGGGCGGGCGGCTGGTGGAGCTGCACGGCAACCTGACCACCGCCCGCTGCGAGGTCTGCGGGCAGGTGGACGCCCTGCCCGCCCCACAGGACTTCACGCCGCCGCCCGTCTGTGCCGTGTGTGGGGGACGGATGCGGCCCAACATCGTGTGGTTCGGCGAATTCCTGCCCGAAGCGGCGCTGGAGGCCGCCGCCGACGCCTTCGCCGCCGCTGACGTGGCTTTGATCATCGGCACCAGCGGCGTGGTGTACCCGGCGGCGGGGCTGGCCTTCGAGACCCTGCGGCGCGGCGGCACGGTGATCGAGATCAATCCTGACCAGACCGAGTTGACGCCCCGCCTGAGCTTCAGCCTGCGCGAGACGGCTTCAGCCGGACTGGCGGCGCTGATGGACGCGGGCTGA
- the aphA gene encoding acid phosphatase AphA, with protein MKRSLSALALLALTFAGAQTAPAPTLAPNPTNKALNISGRSLQTPDSIRWVTVDEIRASLPDRPINVSFDIDDTVLSTSGCFWWGQQTFSPGSNDYLKKQLFWDAVNGCDRFSIPKDSARALIKMHQDRNDQIFFITGRTAPRQMELLTPLLVKTFGSKNMHFVNFSGGIPHDTQYDKTPFLKALNIDLHYGDSDNDITAAMEAGPNVRAIRVIRAANSTNLPMPAVGSFNEEVLRDSAW; from the coding sequence ATGAAACGCTCACTGTCGGCCCTGGCTTTGCTCGCCCTGACCTTCGCTGGAGCGCAGACGGCTCCTGCACCCACGCTGGCCCCCAATCCGACCAACAAGGCCCTGAATATCAGTGGCCGCAGCCTGCAGACGCCGGACAGCATCCGCTGGGTGACCGTGGACGAGATCCGGGCCAGCCTGCCGGACCGGCCCATCAACGTCAGCTTCGACATCGACGACACCGTGCTGTCGACCAGCGGGTGTTTCTGGTGGGGCCAGCAGACCTTCTCGCCGGGCAGCAACGACTACCTGAAAAAGCAGCTCTTCTGGGACGCCGTCAACGGCTGCGACCGCTTCTCGATTCCCAAGGACAGCGCCCGCGCCCTGATCAAGATGCATCAGGACCGCAATGACCAGATCTTTTTTATCACCGGGCGCACCGCTCCGCGCCAGATGGAACTGCTGACGCCCCTGCTGGTCAAGACGTTCGGCAGCAAGAACATGCACTTCGTCAACTTCTCCGGCGGCATCCCGCACGACACCCAGTACGACAAGACGCCGTTCCTGAAGGCCCTGAACATCGATCTGCACTACGGGGATTCCGACAACGACATCACGGCGGCCATGGAGGCCGGGCCGAACGTGCGCGCCATCCGCGTGATCCGGGCGGCCAATTCCACCAATCTGCCCATGCCCGCCGTTGGTAGTTTCAACGAGGAAGTGCTGCGCGATTCGGCCTGGTAG
- a CDS encoding 4-(cytidine 5'-diphospho)-2-C-methyl-D-erythritol kinase translates to MSLRTPTLSRKTYLAPAKVNLGLSVRDLRADGYHELHTLMVLLSVGDELEIGPAATLTLEVSGSDLPADERNLVYRAARAYLDAAGVGEGAFITLHKRLPLASGLGGGSSDAATTLMALARLYPSQVSLPELALSLGADVPFFLLGQAAAAEGVGELLVPVPVPRTALVLVNPGVEVSARDAYAWLDDEEAFTPALDVGAILAALGGERAVPYHNALQDCVSARHAPIREALAALGAAGLRSPLMSGSGSTCFALAANDGQAYDAARAIAAAHPEWWVQAAQTL, encoded by the coding sequence GTGAGCCTCCGCACCCCCACCCTGTCCCGCAAGACCTATCTGGCCCCGGCCAAGGTCAATCTCGGCCTGAGCGTGCGTGACCTGCGGGCGGATGGCTACCACGAACTGCACACGCTGATGGTGCTGCTTTCGGTGGGGGATGAGCTGGAGATTGGCCCGGCAGCCACCCTGACCCTGGAGGTCAGCGGTTCAGACCTGCCTGCCGATGAACGCAATCTGGTGTACCGCGCCGCCCGCGCCTACCTGGACGCGGCGGGGGTGGGGGAGGGTGCGTTCATCACCCTGCACAAGCGTCTGCCGCTGGCCTCCGGGCTGGGCGGCGGCAGCAGCGACGCGGCCACCACCCTGATGGCCCTGGCGCGGCTGTACCCGTCGCAGGTGTCGCTGCCCGAACTGGCGCTGAGCCTGGGCGCGGACGTGCCCTTCTTTCTGCTGGGCCAGGCCGCCGCCGCCGAGGGCGTGGGCGAACTGCTGGTGCCGGTGCCGGTGCCGCGCACTGCGCTGGTGCTGGTCAATCCGGGCGTGGAGGTCAGCGCCCGCGACGCCTACGCGTGGCTGGACGACGAGGAAGCCTTTACCCCGGCCCTGGACGTGGGCGCGATCCTGGCCGCACTGGGTGGCGAGCGGGCCGTGCCCTACCACAACGCCCTGCAGGACTGTGTCAGTGCCCGCCACGCCCCCATCCGCGAAGCTCTGGCCGCGCTGGGGGCGGCGGGTCTACGCTCCCCCCTGATGAGCGGTTCGGGCAGCACCTGCTTCGCGCTGGCCGCCAATGATGGGCAGGCTTACGACGCCGCACGGGCCATTGCCGCCGCCCATCCGGAGTGGTGGGTCCAGGCGGCCCAGACGTTGTAA
- the ispD gene encoding 2-C-methyl-D-erythritol 4-phosphate cytidylyltransferase has protein sequence MSGACLLSGTTAALIPAAGSGTRLGLGHKAFVTVGGLSLLARSVAALAPHVDEVLVALPDGLELPLGIKARAIVGGQTRQDSVRRLLRATVADTVLVHDAARPFLSADIVLTLLEAVAETGAATVALPVADTLVGADAGEMWGAAVSREGLWSVQTPQGFRRERLLRAHAQAAADGHVATDDAGLIARQGGAVRLVRGDTRLFKVTTPGDLALAQALAPVWDAQMSGGGGPV, from the coding sequence ATGAGCGGCGCCTGCCTGCTGTCCGGCACCACGGCGGCGCTGATTCCCGCCGCCGGCAGCGGCACCCGCCTGGGCCTGGGCCACAAGGCGTTCGTGACGGTGGGCGGCCTGTCCCTGCTGGCCCGCAGCGTCGCCGCCCTGGCCCCGCACGTGGACGAGGTGCTGGTGGCCCTGCCGGACGGCTTGGAGCTTCCCCTGGGGATCAAGGCCCGCGCGATTGTCGGCGGCCAGACCCGCCAGGACAGCGTGCGCCGCCTGCTGCGCGCGACGGTGGCCGATACCGTGCTGGTTCACGACGCGGCGCGGCCTTTCCTGAGTGCCGACATCGTCCTCACGCTGCTGGAGGCCGTGGCGGAAACGGGGGCGGCGACGGTGGCCCTGCCCGTCGCCGACACGCTGGTGGGGGCAGACGCAGGCGAGATGTGGGGAGCGGCCGTCTCCCGCGAGGGGCTGTGGTCGGTGCAGACGCCGCAGGGCTTCCGCCGCGAACGGCTGCTGCGGGCGCACGCGCAGGCGGCCGCCGACGGACACGTCGCCACCGACGACGCGGGCCTGATCGCGCGGCAGGGCGGCGCAGTGCGGCTGGTGCGCGGCGACACCCGGCTGTTCAAGGTGACCACCCCCGGCGACCTGGCGCTGGCCCAGGCGCTGGCTCCGGTGTGGGACGCGCAGATGAGCGGGGGCGGCGGCCCGGTATGA
- a CDS encoding NADPH:quinone oxidoreductase family protein, whose translation MSELMKAIVVERLGPPDVMEIKDIPVPVAGEGEIRIEVEAVGINFADVLAVAGQYLTRTRVPYTPGMEFAGIVESLGEGVDNVKVGQRVACLGGSGSLAKYAVVKAGAVIPVPENFTGAQAAAFPVSYFTAYHGLKTLGRGQEGEWVLVQAAAGALGTASVQLAKALGMRVIAMASTEEKLQLARDLGADVTLLQDDPDRVQKVRDAAGGQGVPLILEVVGGKRFQESLDMAAGQGRIIVIGNASREDAKLRPVELMKRNLTVTGLWLTSLMSDRKATMAATQALTPLVASGKVTPQVGPTYALADSARAFQDILDRKTTGKVVIEPGR comes from the coding sequence ATGAGCGAACTGATGAAGGCCATTGTCGTCGAACGCCTCGGCCCCCCGGACGTGATGGAAATCAAAGACATCCCCGTGCCAGTGGCGGGCGAGGGCGAGATCCGCATCGAGGTGGAGGCGGTGGGCATCAACTTCGCCGACGTGCTGGCGGTGGCCGGGCAGTACCTGACCCGCACGCGCGTGCCGTACACCCCCGGCATGGAATTCGCCGGCATCGTGGAATCGCTGGGCGAGGGCGTGGACAACGTGAAAGTGGGCCAGCGGGTGGCCTGCCTGGGCGGCAGCGGTTCGCTGGCAAAGTACGCGGTGGTCAAGGCGGGGGCCGTGATTCCCGTGCCAGAGAACTTCACGGGGGCGCAGGCCGCCGCCTTTCCGGTGTCGTACTTCACGGCCTACCACGGCCTCAAGACCCTGGGGCGCGGACAGGAAGGCGAGTGGGTGCTGGTGCAGGCCGCAGCGGGCGCACTGGGCACCGCCAGCGTGCAGCTCGCCAAGGCGCTGGGCATGCGGGTCATTGCGATGGCGAGCACCGAGGAAAAATTGCAGCTCGCGCGTGACCTCGGCGCAGATGTGACCCTCTTGCAGGACGATCCAGACCGCGTGCAGAAGGTGCGCGACGCGGCGGGCGGACAGGGCGTGCCGCTGATCCTGGAAGTGGTGGGCGGCAAGCGTTTTCAGGAAAGCCTGGACATGGCGGCGGGGCAGGGCCGGATCATCGTGATCGGCAACGCCAGCCGCGAGGACGCGAAGTTGCGCCCGGTGGAACTGATGAAACGCAACCTGACCGTGACGGGGCTGTGGCTGACCAGCCTGATGTCAGACCGCAAGGCAACGATGGCCGCCACCCAGGCGCTGACTCCCCTGGTGGCCAGCGGCAAGGTCACGCCGCAAGTCGGCCCCACCTACGCCCTGGCCGACAGCGCCCGCGCCTTTCAGGACATTCTGGACCGCAAGACGACGGGGAAAGTGGTCATCGAACCCGGACGGTAA
- a CDS encoding GGDEF domain-containing protein translates to MPRPETTPLVRYRQLVQVLASLARSSHEVEAVVQAVHQQVGTLFHAQITLLALRQPGGDWRWELYEENQRSTQSIPFYPDGIIEGVLRGRPLSIPDIGDYLEVFPGRFRRMVREGVLLDVQVRDEPKNQRAQSMLYVPLEVRGERAGVLSIQSYEPGAFDDTDLEFLELLAQHVSIALENAALREELERLTRTDALTGLPNRRAFYHDVPLCREKARRQGRELGLVMLDVHEFKQVNDDFGHKTGDAVLATVGQILAQECPSPDAAFRLSGDEFALLVWEPRTRLEPLATRLTHALRAADWPPGPGPICLQGGVAMPPPDGDLDEWLSQADARMYTAKRRRIVGNQVDWGLDFGDAAHART, encoded by the coding sequence ATGCCGAGGCCCGAGACAACCCCACTTGTTCGCTATCGCCAGCTGGTGCAGGTGCTGGCCTCTTTGGCCCGCAGCAGCCACGAGGTGGAGGCGGTGGTGCAGGCGGTCCATCAGCAGGTGGGGACGCTGTTCCACGCGCAGATCACCCTGCTGGCCCTGCGGCAACCCGGCGGCGACTGGCGGTGGGAGCTGTACGAAGAAAACCAGCGCTCCACCCAGTCCATTCCGTTCTATCCCGACGGCATCATCGAGGGCGTGCTGCGCGGCCGTCCCCTGTCCATCCCCGACATCGGCGACTACCTGGAGGTGTTTCCGGGACGGTTTCGCCGGATGGTCCGGGAAGGCGTGCTGCTCGACGTGCAGGTCAGGGACGAGCCGAAAAATCAGCGCGCCCAGTCGATGCTGTACGTGCCGCTGGAAGTGCGGGGCGAGCGGGCGGGCGTGCTGTCGATCCAGAGTTACGAGCCGGGCGCCTTCGACGACACCGATCTGGAATTTCTGGAACTGCTGGCCCAGCACGTCTCGATTGCGCTGGAGAACGCTGCGCTGCGCGAGGAGCTTGAGCGCCTGACCCGCACCGACGCGCTGACGGGCCTGCCCAACCGCCGGGCCTTTTACCACGACGTGCCCCTGTGTCGGGAGAAGGCCCGCCGGCAAGGCCGGGAACTGGGGCTGGTGATGCTCGACGTCCACGAATTCAAGCAGGTTAACGACGACTTCGGCCACAAGACCGGCGACGCGGTGCTGGCCACGGTGGGCCAGATCCTGGCGCAGGAGTGCCCCTCGCCGGATGCCGCCTTCCGCCTGAGCGGGGACGAGTTCGCCCTGCTGGTCTGGGAGCCGCGCACACGCCTGGAACCGCTGGCCACCCGCCTGACCCACGCCCTGCGCGCCGCCGACTGGCCGCCTGGTCCCGGCCCGATCTGCCTGCAAGGGGGCGTGGCGATGCCGCCGCCGGACGGGGACCTGGACGAGTGGCTGTCGCAGGCCGACGCGCGGATGTACACCGCCAAGCGGCGGCGCATCGTGGGCAATCAGGTGGACTGGGGCCTAGATTTCGGGGACGCTGCTCACGCCCGGACCTGA
- a CDS encoding endo alpha-1,4 polygalactosaminidase, producing MPGQLPATTEGRAGTIRLPPAGRVSWDWQIGAATDSAVQVTPDVQLIDLDGFTVTAGRVAQLKAQGLYTVCYIDAGSYEPGRPDSARYPDALKIQQDPDWPDEYFLDITDVFKPDSVLAAILIDRMKMCRDKGFDALEPDNLQNDENVRGGRITTQQQLDFNGWIADEAHALGLAVFQKNGPDKILLMDRTGKMMVDKFDGILNEECQQFGECSALAEYVTRGKLALNVEYRRNSTLDCTLMARLGVNALKKDLNLAGATMSGYRRETCH from the coding sequence GTGCCTGGACAGCTCCCAGCAACCACGGAAGGCCGCGCCGGCACCATCCGGTTGCCCCCGGCGGGCCGCGTGAGTTGGGACTGGCAGATCGGTGCGGCCACCGACAGCGCCGTTCAGGTGACCCCCGACGTCCAGCTGATCGATCTCGACGGCTTCACCGTGACGGCAGGCCGGGTGGCACAGTTGAAGGCTCAGGGCCTGTACACCGTGTGTTACATCGATGCGGGCAGTTACGAGCCGGGCCGTCCGGACTCGGCGCGCTACCCCGACGCCCTGAAGATTCAGCAAGATCCTGACTGGCCGGACGAGTATTTTCTGGACATCACCGACGTTTTTAAACCCGACTCGGTGCTGGCCGCGATCCTGATCGACCGCATGAAAATGTGCCGTGATAAAGGCTTCGATGCGCTGGAACCGGACAACCTGCAAAACGACGAAAACGTGCGGGGCGGGCGCATCACCACCCAGCAGCAGCTCGACTTCAACGGCTGGATCGCCGACGAGGCGCACGCGCTGGGGCTGGCGGTGTTTCAGAAGAACGGGCCGGACAAGATCCTGCTCATGGACCGCACCGGCAAGATGATGGTGGACAAGTTCGACGGCATCCTGAACGAGGAATGCCAGCAGTTCGGCGAATGCTCGGCACTGGCCGAGTACGTTACGCGCGGCAAGCTCGCCCTGAACGTGGAATACCGCCGCAACAGCACGCTGGACTGCACCCTGATGGCCCGGCTGGGCGTCAACGCCCTCAAGAAGGACCTGAACCTGGCCGGGGCCACCATGAGCGGGTACCGGCGCGAGACCTGCCACTGA
- a CDS encoding lyase family protein — MWHDTYLKVVLQPDYDYASEHLLPHLFDALSAHALMLDGCGVAHAGEAAGLLRELRRQPFPAYDPGVEDVFFTLDRTLAGRNADAAGALRTALSRNDLDMTLYRLSARLRLMRAMERVLRLRRTLLDLAEREIDTVIVAYTHHQPAQPTTLAHYLTAVENVLARDTARMVGAMTHLNLSPMGAVALGGTSFPIDRTRTAELLAFDRPIENTYDAVSASDWQVEIASVITVVSTTLSRVLYDLLFWASRGLLSLEDGLVQGSSVMPQKRNPVALEHARTKFSKAIGVTQSVIISSHNVPFGDINDPGPDMQPPLTSMWHDFRDGLELLIASLTNPTLNREEWLREAQQGESVVTELADVIARNTGCGFRDAHAHVKALLDHLHHQGRAVSTLMAADLAAVGLHLPEAEVQSALNPAEFIARRTTFGGPAPSVMAGEIAAARTRLDTDFTHHASLSTRFADARTHLVGGSI; from the coding sequence ATGTGGCATGACACGTACCTGAAAGTCGTCCTGCAACCCGATTACGACTACGCCTCCGAGCACCTGCTGCCCCACCTCTTCGACGCCCTGAGCGCCCACGCCCTGATGCTGGACGGCTGCGGCGTGGCGCACGCGGGCGAGGCGGCGGGGCTGCTGCGCGAGTTGCGCCGACAGCCGTTTCCCGCCTACGACCCGGGCGTCGAGGACGTGTTCTTCACGCTGGACCGCACGCTGGCGGGGCGCAATGCCGACGCGGCGGGGGCCTTGCGGACGGCGCTGTCGCGCAACGATCTGGACATGACCCTCTACCGCCTGAGCGCCCGGCTGCGCCTGATGCGGGCGATGGAGCGGGTGCTGCGGCTGCGGCGCACGCTGCTGGACCTGGCCGAACGCGAGATCGATACCGTGATCGTGGCGTACACGCACCACCAGCCCGCCCAGCCCACCACCCTGGCGCACTACCTGACGGCGGTGGAAAACGTGCTGGCCCGAGACACCGCGCGGATGGTGGGGGCCATGACCCACCTGAACCTCAGTCCGATGGGCGCGGTGGCCCTGGGCGGCACCAGTTTCCCGATTGACCGGACGCGCACGGCAGAGTTGCTGGCCTTCGACCGGCCCATCGAGAACACCTACGACGCCGTGAGTGCCAGCGACTGGCAGGTGGAGATCGCCAGCGTGATCACGGTGGTGTCCACCACGCTCTCGCGGGTGCTGTACGACCTGCTGTTCTGGGCCTCGCGCGGGCTGCTGTCGCTGGAAGACGGGCTGGTGCAGGGCAGCAGCGTGATGCCGCAGAAGCGCAACCCGGTGGCGCTGGAACACGCCCGCACCAAGTTCAGCAAGGCCATCGGCGTGACCCAGAGCGTGATCATCTCCAGCCACAACGTGCCGTTCGGGGACATCAACGACCCCGGCCCGGACATGCAGCCGCCCCTGACCAGCATGTGGCACGACTTTCGCGATGGCCTGGAACTGCTGATCGCCTCCCTGACCAACCCCACCCTCAACCGCGAGGAATGGCTGCGGGAAGCCCAGCAGGGGGAGTCGGTGGTCACCGAACTGGCCGACGTGATCGCCCGCAACACCGGCTGCGGGTTCCGGGACGCTCACGCCCATGTCAAGGCGCTGCTGGACCACCTGCACCATCAGGGCCGGGCCGTCAGCACCCTGATGGCCGCCGATCTGGCGGCGGTGGGGCTGCACCTGCCGGAAGCCGAGGTGCAAAGCGCCCTGAACCCGGCCGAATTCATCGCCCGCCGCACCACCTTCGGCGGCCCCGCGCCCTCGGTGATGGCCGGGGAAATCGCGGCGGCCCGCACCCGCCTGGATACCGACTTCACCCACCATGCCAGCCTCAGCACCCGCTTTGCGGACGCCCGCACCCACCTTGTAGGAGGTTCGATATGA
- a CDS encoding UbiX family flavin prenyltransferase: MRLVVGVSGGSGIPYAQAVLRALHGLGVETHLVVSSGAKRVMSAEGGPQLADLTQYAAQVHEDRDLAASVASGSYRTDGMLVVPCSAGTLAKIAHGFADNLLSRAAHVTLKERRPLVLVLREDPLPRPTLQNMLAAHDAGATVMTASPGFYHAPRDVEELLHFVTVRVLDQFGLDAPGFKRWREDGS; this comes from the coding sequence TTGAGGCTGGTCGTGGGCGTGTCCGGCGGCAGCGGCATTCCCTACGCGCAGGCGGTGCTGCGGGCGCTGCATGGCCTGGGGGTAGAGACCCATCTGGTGGTCAGCAGCGGCGCCAAGCGCGTGATGAGCGCCGAGGGCGGGCCGCAACTGGCCGACCTGACGCAGTACGCCGCCCAGGTTCACGAGGACCGCGATCTGGCGGCCAGCGTCGCCAGCGGCTCGTACCGCACCGACGGCATGCTGGTGGTCCCGTGCAGCGCGGGCACCCTGGCCAAGATCGCGCACGGCTTTGCCGACAACCTGCTGTCGCGGGCCGCGCACGTGACCCTCAAGGAGCGCCGCCCGCTGGTGCTGGTGCTGCGCGAGGACCCGTTGCCCCGGCCCACGCTGCAGAACATGCTGGCCGCCCACGACGCGGGGGCCACCGTCATGACCGCCAGCCCAGGTTTCTACCACGCGCCCAGGGACGTGGAGGAACTGCTGCACTTCGTGACTGTCCGCGTGCTGGATCAGTTCGGGCTGGACGCTCCCGGCTTCAAACGCTGGCGAGAGGACGGGTCTTGA
- a CDS encoding ROK family protein, whose amino-acid sequence MGQPRELRRLNRRAVTQLLFSGAGLTRPQLADRTGLSKVTVNVVVQELLNHGIAQLSISPEQGVGRTPHRVELQPQVAAVLAVDLQPTEIHTHLSSLAGDEAQTQHLQCAESELTPALLNVIGQALAGRHYGPLRHVLIGLPAPVDPQGRVREPNVTRHLDVEQVTAFLDHAGVTYAFANDANLVALATTRETPGWSHVAVLIERASGTGMGLLLGGELYRGMHGRAGEIGRSRWPTTRGAEPLESLPVPERLDATAFMLAGLVHTLDLQRVVLGLPQDRAFALQEKLSPLLDLSITTHLLPDVGEAVLRGAALLAREQAYEHLLARVEDLGGDRTDVA is encoded by the coding sequence ATGGGTCAGCCGCGCGAGCTTCGGCGTCTTAATCGCCGTGCCGTTACACAATTGCTGTTCAGTGGGGCCGGGCTGACGCGTCCGCAACTGGCTGACCGGACGGGTCTTTCCAAGGTCACCGTCAACGTCGTGGTGCAGGAACTGCTGAATCACGGCATCGCCCAGCTGTCCATCTCGCCCGAGCAGGGCGTGGGGCGCACCCCACACCGGGTCGAGTTGCAGCCGCAGGTCGCCGCGGTGCTGGCCGTCGACCTGCAGCCCACCGAGATCCACACCCACCTCAGCAGTCTGGCCGGGGACGAGGCCCAGACCCAGCACCTGCAGTGCGCCGAGTCTGAACTCACGCCGGCCCTGCTGAACGTGATCGGTCAGGCGCTGGCCGGACGGCACTACGGGCCGCTGCGCCACGTGCTGATCGGTCTTCCTGCCCCGGTCGATCCCCAGGGGCGCGTCCGGGAACCCAACGTCACCCGGCATCTGGATGTGGAGCAGGTCACCGCGTTTCTGGACCACGCCGGGGTCACCTACGCGTTTGCCAACGACGCCAATCTCGTTGCCCTGGCCACCACCCGCGAGACGCCGGGCTGGAGCCACGTGGCCGTGCTGATCGAGCGGGCCAGCGGCACCGGCATGGGCCTGTTGCTGGGCGGCGAACTCTACCGGGGCATGCACGGGCGTGCCGGGGAGATCGGACGCTCCCGCTGGCCCACCACGCGCGGCGCAGAGCCGCTGGAAAGCCTGCCCGTTCCCGAACGCCTGGACGCCACGGCGTTCATGCTGGCCGGCCTGGTCCACACCCTGGACCTGCAGCGGGTGGTGCTCGGCCTGCCGCAGGACCGCGCCTTTGCCCTGCAGGAAAAACTGAGTCCACTGCTGGACCTGTCGATCACCACCCACCTGTTGCCGGATGTGGGTGAGGCGGTGCTGCGCGGCGCGGCCCTGCTGGCGCGCGAGCAGGCGTACGAACACCTGCTGGCCCGCGTGGAAGACCTGGGGGGAGACCGGACCGATGTGGCATGA